A window of Gossypium hirsutum isolate 1008001.06 chromosome D13, Gossypium_hirsutum_v2.1, whole genome shotgun sequence genomic DNA:
CCAAAAAGTGAGTTAACAACGAGAAGCTCCCACCAAGTAATaaaattgtgggaattgaatCTTAACAGTGATTGCTTGGGTTAAGGTTTGAAAAATTGTTTTAGacttagattaattaataaagaGAATGGATACAGGTGTTGGGGAAGATAAGTGATTCAACCAGGGTAGTAAATAATTTGCATTACATTGCTTTTGATATGGGTCTGGATTTCCGTCAACATTTTTCATCTCTGATAATATCAAAATTGTACAGTATACGTTAGTGTGCTTTCTGGAATTAGAGTTCAGGTGAtcatatagaaaaaaattatttgagaaaTCAATCTACAAAGCAGGCAAATGCCTAATTTCAGTAGTACggtgaatatatattaattatataacacAATCTGATACATTTCCTGTAAAACTTAAAAAAGGACCCAGAAAATAATAGGATAGCTGCCTGAAGATATGACTGGAATTCAACCAACCCTCAACCCTATGGAAACAAAACAAGCAACGCAATAAGTTACAACTGAACAATATCCACAAAAAGGATGCACGTGAGTTGTGAGCCTCATCCTACCTTGTTAGCAATGTTGTTGGAAAGCCAGTCCAGTCCCTCATACAGCCCTTCGCCAGAGGTGGCACAAGTACTCTGGATATACCTGTGAGAGACGCACAAGAATATGAATACAAGCGATTACATTTTGCAAATGCAAACAAACAAATACCCTAATAAGTAGTAAGCAAACAGGGAAACAGTTAATAACATAATACCAGTGGCGCTGACGAAGGGAGTGAAGGCCAAGCTTATCAGTAATCTCAGCAGCATTCATAGCATTCGGCAGATCTTGCTTGTTTGCAAACACAAGAAGCACAGCATCCCTCAGCTCGTCCTACACATATCACAAGTAACATAATGATTGGAAAAGGTTATTACATGTGTATGATAATAATCAACTAATTTACACCACAGCCTCGTAATTTCTACACATATGACAGGTATATCACAGTTTCAAACAATGTACTTCCAAGTCCCAAAGACCACACAGCAACATGCCTAGAGCAAATTAGTACCTCATTTAGCATACGATGAAGCTCATCCCTGGCCTCAACCACACGGTCACGGTCATTGCTATCAACAACAAAGATTAGCCCCTGAGTGTTTTGGAAATAGTGCCTCCACAAAGGTCGAATCTGAAAGTGTCCATAAAAGCTTTCAGAACATTACATGCTACCAAACTCATGTTTTAACTCTTATTcaaataaataggaaaataaaaccaaaaatatcaaccaacaaaaaaaatttactaaaactgTTGCAAGTTCTTACAAGTTAAGAATGACGAGCAACAATTATCATGCATGCAGACACAAACAAAAATGTATGCATGCCACAATGCTGATAGCATTCCTCCAACATAGCTGAAGGAAGCATTTGAAAGACAAGGCAGCATTATTAAATATAGCTTATGATTATGTTATGTGCTAAACGGGAACATCTAATTAGCACAAGACCGTCAATAAGCACTCAAACTTATGAATTGCAACTATAATGAATTTAAACCTAAAACCATTAATATTTATTAACAGGATAATCTTCAGCTAAAAGTTGTTCTATGACATTGATTTGAAGGGGGAAACCCTAAGAGGTCACTTACTTATAAATATGAGGGGGAAAAAAGAACCCAAAGCATTACTCTGTATGCTTAACAAATCAGGATATAATAAGGGTCAGTTATGAGATGATATAGTAATATTCACTCAGAAAGGGCATTAGTAAAAGCTGAAAATGGCCACTAAATAGAAGTGCTATGAATATATAGAAATACATGAATAAATAGTTATGTGATGTTTGCCACAGAATGAATAGCATTCCTCATTaagaggaaaacaaaaaaaataaggtGGCAGTACATGTAGCTTATGAATATGTTATGTGCTGACGGATAATAATCTAATCAGCACAGGACCGTCCATAAGCACAATTAATACCAAGAAAACTACAAGAAAGAAGAAGATAGTTTTTATGTTTTCAGCCACAGCACGGATAACCTTTCCTTGTATAATTCAAAGGAAAAACTTGAAAGACAAGGTGGCATAAGTAGATGTAGCTTATGGTTATAGTTAAATGCTGATGATTAAGACCGTCAAGAAGCACATCCAACAGTTTCAACATAAGCTTCTATTGCACAATAAAATAACACAGCACAGCAAATTATAGAAACAGCTTATGAACATGTTATGAGCTAATGGAAAACAATCTAATCAGCAGCAAAGGACCATCCACAAGCACAATTAATAACAAGAAAACTGCCAAGACAGAAGAACATAGTTTTTAAAGGCAGCCACAGTACAGATAGTTTTTCCCAGTATAATTCAAAGGAAACATTTGAAAGATAAGGTGGCATAAGTAGATGTAACTTATGATTATGGTTGTATGTTTCTTATGGAATAAAAATCAGCGTAAGACAGTCCATAAACACATCCAACAGTTTTAATATCAACTTCAATTGAACAATGAAATAACATAGCAAATTATAATGTTTCAGCAGCGACTATAATGTAATTCGTAAACATAAAaccattaatatttataaaaggtAAAGACTTCAGCTAACAGCTGCTCTACACTATTGATTAAAAGGAAAAAACCAGAGAAACATTGCCCTACACACccaataaatcaaaataaattatggtTCAATTACATATTGATACAAGAAAATCCAATCAGAGAAAGAGCATTAGTAAGCATAACAATGACCGGTAAAAAAACTActatgaaagaaaacaaatataaaGATAAATAGGCAAGTGATGTTTGCCACAAAATGAATAGTCTTCCTCATTCAGTGAAGAGGACAACAGAAAACATAAGGTGGCCGTACATGTAGCTTATGATTATGTTGTGTGCTGATGGAGAACAATCTAATCAGCACAGGACCGTCCATAAGCACATTAATAGCAAGGAAAATACAAGGTGAAGAGGGCAGTTTTTATGCAACAACCACAAAGCCGATAGCCTTCCCTCATACAATCAAAGGAAAACCTCAAAAGACAAGGTGGCATTAGGAAATGTAACTTATGAGTAGTCTATGCTAATGATGAAATGGAATCAGCATAAGATAGTCCATAAGCACATCCAAGTGGCATTAGTAGATGTGACTTATGATTATGTCCTATGTTGACAATGAAATTGAACTGGCGTAAGATAGTCCATAAACCCATCCAACAGTTCCAATAGCAAGGAATATGCAAGATGAAGAGGACAGTTTTTATGTGTCAGCCACAGCAAGGATAGCCTTTCCTCATACAATCAAAGGAAAACCTCGAAAGACAAAGTGGCATTAGTAGATGTAGCTTATGATTACATCCTATGCTGACGATGAAATTGAATCAGCATAAGATAGTCCATAAGCACATCTATCAGTTCTACAGTAACTTCAATTGCAGAGGAAAATAATATGGCAAAAGATGACGTTAACATGAAACAGTAGGCCCAGAAAAACAGTATAACGCTAAAAGTCTGAATACTTAAGGTTTTGTTCCACAAATCTTAAAGTAAATGTTGTATTACCTTGTCCTGACCACCAACATCCCAAACAGTGAAGCTAATGTTCTTATATTCTACGGTCTCCACATTAAAGCCTGCATTAGGTTGTCATAAGCATCACTATTAAGGATCAAATCATTAAGatgtataaaaaaaaggaaaaatctaATAAAGAATGGGGCATACCAATGGTGGGAATGGTAGTGACAATCTCACCGAGCTTGAGCTTGTACAAAATGGTAGTCTTACCAGCAGCATCAAGACCCACCATAAGAATTCGCATCTCTTTCTTGGCAAACAGTCGACTAAACAGCTTAGCAAAAGACAGCCCCATCCTTTTTTATCTTCGCTGACACCAGAAATACAAGATATGGTCAATCCTAACTTATTCATCCAATTGATACCATATAAAAAAGGAACAAAAACCATAGGACCCTATTATATACACATAATAAATACAGTAAAGCccccatttttcattttaaaaacgCATGACATTGCCAAAATAAAGAGTTGAACAACATTAAAAACAATTTCATTTGAGAAAATCTTGCAAAGCAATACAAATCTAAACAAACAGATCTACATCAGCAacaatatcatatcatatagAATGAAATGAGCAGATCAAAGCAGAACAAAGAAAACCAAGATCCAGATCTAGATCTGGAATCAATTAGAGAAAGGCCCATACACAAATCAAAGCAAGGAAGGACTTCTATTTAGACAGAGAAATCTAAACAAATGCAAACATGCAGAAGCAACACAGAGATAAGATTAATACATTACTCAGAAACCGAGAGGCTGCCGAGGAAGCAACAAGGAATAGAGAAAGAAATGAAAGGCAAACAATGTTTAACACTCacaaaatatcaaattcaatGGGGGAAGGGGTTGGGCTTCGGGGCTATTTATTACGCAATTGGAGGAGCTGGAGGCGGGGGTGAGTGATTTCAGATTAGGTTTTCTTAAAACGTTGCGATGCCCTTTGATTAGATCCAAACGCTGCCGTTTTGGAAATCCCAATCACCTTCGTCTTTTTCAcagatttttttattctttaaattaatcaattatgGTCAAAGTAAGTACGGatgctaatatttttttaacatatgttGGGGCAAACACTTTGGGTATTTATATAAGTTATTTTAAGATGGTTTAATATATAATCACATTGGATATGACCAAATTGAAAGTACAATCATTTAAAATATGGTTTAAGGAACATCAAATTTGGAGGTAGCTTTGCCTTGTTTTGTAATGAGGAAAGAAAGATTATTATTAATAATAGCTAAACATACTAAAAACTCTTTAACAGCTGGATCcaagaacaaaataaaacccACTAAAACACTCTGCTGGGGTGTCACAGCAGCGTTCTACATTCATACATATATGTTAACATTCCTTTTTTTGGATTCCGTACGCCCTAGTTAACCACGGGCGCCGCCGCCTTGCTGCGACTGCATCTCCAAGTCATGATCTCTGTCACCAGCTTTAGTGACTTCCACTGCCCCTTCTTCTACTACTACTTgctctcctcctcctcctcctttttCATTGCCTTTCATCTGTTTCATCTCTTTATCTTTTCCCCACAGGACAGCATACAGTCCACCAACTATCAGCAGTGACCCTACAACACTGTCCCATCATTGCAATTTAATCAATAcccaataaataattaattaataataaggaGTTTTAACTTTTGGTGATAGGGGTTAGCATAATGTGTGTACGAACGTACGTTCCCACATATAGTTTCTCACGAAGCAGGGCCCAACTTAGAATAGCCACAATGACAAGCAGCAAAGGGCTGAACACTGAGACATAGAGAGGACC
This region includes:
- the LOC107888350 gene encoding ADP-ribosylation factor 2-B isoform X2 codes for the protein MGLSFAKLFSRLFAKKEMRILMVGLDAAGKTTILYKLKLGEIVTTIPTIGFNVETVEYKNISFTVWDVGGQDKIRPLWRHYFQNTQGLIFVVDSNDRDRVVEARDELHRMLNEDELRDAVLLVFANKQDLPNAMNAAEITDKLGLHSLRQRHWYIQSTCATSGEGLYEGLDWLSNNIANKG
- the LOC107888350 gene encoding ADP-ribosylation factor 2-B isoform X1 — encoded protein: MGLSFAKLFSRLFAKKEMRILMVGLDAAGKTTILYKLKLGEIVTTIPTIGFNVETVEYKNISFTVWDVGGQDKIRPLWRHYFQNTQGLIFVVDSNDRDRVVEARDELHRMLNEDELRDAVLLVFANKQDLPNAMNAAEITDKLGLHSLRQRHWYIQSTCATSGEGLYEGLDWLSNNIANKVG